A genomic region of Oncorhynchus mykiss isolate Arlee chromosome 2, USDA_OmykA_1.1, whole genome shotgun sequence contains the following coding sequences:
- the ube2s gene encoding ubiquitin-conjugating enzyme E2 S gives MNSNVENLPPQVLRLVYKEVSALAADPPEGIKIYPSEEDITELHTAIEGPEGTPFAGGVFRMRLVLGKDFPAAPPKGYFLTKIFHPNVGHKGEICVNVLKRDWRAELGLRHVLLTIKCLMIHPNPESALNEEAGRLLLEDYTEYASRARLLTEIHAMGGHGGTSGVPQDPADGPQPKKHAGDPTKRAMGPGVAPSAALGNGANGSSTTSSSSSSNSNVVGKKKTDKKRALRRL, from the exons ATG AACTCCAATGTAGAGAACTTGCCGCCCCAGGTTCTGCGCCTGGTGTACAAAGAGGTGTCTGCACTAGCTGCAGATCCCCCTGAGGGCATCAAGATCTACCCCAGCGAAGAAGACATCACAGAACTCCATACAGCCATTGAGGGACCAG AAGGAACCCCGTTTGCCGGGGGTGTTTTCCGGATGCGCCTGGTCCTGGGGAAGGACTTCCCTGCTGCACCACCGAAAGGCTACTTCCTAACCAAGATCTTCCACCCTAATGTGGGCCACAAGGGAGAGATCTGTGTCAACGTCCTGAAAAGGGACTGGAGGGCAGAGCTGGGACTCAGACATGTATTACTG actATCAAGTGCCTTATGATCCATCCCAACCCTGAGTCGGCTCTCAACGAGGAGGCGGGGCGTCTGCTCCTGGAGGACTATACAGAGTATGCGTCCCGTGCTCGCCTCCTGACTGAGATCCATGCCATGGGGGGGCATGGGGGGACGTCGGGGGTGCCCCAGGACCCCGCCGATGGCCCCCAGCCCAAAAAACACGCAGGGGACCCTACCAAGAGGGCGATGGGGCCAGGGGTTGCCCCCTCTGCTGCTCTGGGTAACGGAGCCAATGGAAGCAGTACTacctccagcagtagtagtagcaatagtaatGTTGTAGGGAAGAAGAAAACTGATAAAAAGCGAGCGTTGAGGCGACTCTAA